One window of Triticum dicoccoides isolate Atlit2015 ecotype Zavitan chromosome 5A, WEW_v2.0, whole genome shotgun sequence genomic DNA carries:
- the LOC119300673 gene encoding uncharacterized protein LOC119300673, which translates to MLHQENSEVYVRHHSEQLACGNLRGTDDGRSNFLPEKYHIATEWNTTACLVNTASAVKEVTVDHHKRPASSGFTDMLDCKRMKQEEQTVSEKDNAADADINVPEYGSYRTWERISDLPAYGSEESEDEGVDPPVNFSLAQTYVEDYLRSASYCQREDIYSSVSLCPTRKTVPIGPNYQAELPECASGDCRSSVDGNADVSSSSHICDIKEAESDKWIRNSVIPMPGSVEVPSVLKPVCCKTDCSCVDEGSIACVRKHVKEARERLMTALGLNTFKELGFFDMGEEVALKWTEDEEHLFQDVVSLNPASLGRNFWDELLLAFPLKTNKELVSYYFNVFMLRKRAEQNRLDPMNVDSDNDEWEGRDDDEFAVTERAGEDLLLESLTDQDDGACNQVPLQGNMHEESGEEDEFDCCGHRQENCCVEGNVMVSLVDNNQEATIFDTDAQDDSCTSFEAPHVCTMDGTPTDIAGDHYRDVGFGSVADHGYFGGHCDPKTWDIGFSSVWEKDEFLSTNNVIEEVFGKGSCEIGNDSSTAQGII; encoded by the exons ATGTTGCATCAAGAAAATAGTGAGGTTTATGTGAGGCACCACTCCGAGCAGCTTGCGTGTGGCAATCTGAGGGGAACCGATGATGGGCGCTCAAACTTCCTTCCTGAGAAATACCATATTGCAACAG AATGGAATACCACAGCTTGTCTAGTTAATACTGCCAGTGCTGTTAAAGAAGTGACAGTCGATCATCATAAGAGACCTGCCTCTAGTGGTTTCACAGACATGTTGGACTGCAAACGGATGAAGCAGGAAGAGCAAA CTGTATCTGAGAAAGATAATGCAGCAGATGCTGACATAAATGTTCCAGAGTATGGATCATACAGGACATGGGAGAGAATCTCCGATCTGCCAGCATACGGTAGTGAGGAAAGTGAGGATGAAGGTGTAGATCCACCTGTTAATTTTTCACTAGCCCAAACTTATGTTGAAGATTACCTGCGATCTGCAAGTTATTGTCAAAGGGAAGACATTTACTCGTCTGTTAGCCTTTGCCCTACAAGGAAAACTGTTCCAATTGGGCCAAATTATCAGGCTGAGTTGCCAGAGTGTGCATCTGGTGATTGTAGGAGCTCAGTTGATGGTAATGCTGATGTGTCATCATCTTCTCACATATGTGATATAAAGGAAGCCGAGAGTGACAAGTGGATTAGGAACTCTGTCATTCCAATGCCTGGTTCTGTTGAGGTACCTTCAGTGCTGAAACCCGTTTGCTGTAAGACAGATTGCAGTTGTGTTGATGAAGGTTCGATTGCGTGCGTGAGGAAGCATGTGAAGGAAGCAAGAGAAAGACTAATGACTGCCCTTGGTCTGAACACCTTCAAAGAGTTAGGATTCTTTGACATGGGAGAGGAGGTGGCCTTGAAATGGACTGAAGATGAAGAGCATTTGTTCCAGGATGTGGTATCATTAAACCCTGCCTCTCTTGGAAGGAACTTCTGGGATGAACTTCTGCTTGCCTTCCCATTGAAGACTAACAAAGAGTTAGTGAGCTACTATTTCAATGTTTTCATGTTGAGGAAGAGGGCTGAGCAGAATAGGTTGGATCCAATGAATGTTGACAGTGATAATGATGAATGGGAGGGAAGAGATGATGATGAATTTGCTGTGACAGAAAGGGCTGGTGAGGATTTGCTGCTCGAGTCTCTTACTGATCAAGATGATGGTGCATGCAATCAAGTTCCCCTCCAGGGAAATATGCATGAAGAGTCTGGTGAGGAGGATGAGTTTGACTGTTGTGGTCACAGGCAAGAAAATTGCTGCGTGGAGGGGAATGTCATGGTGTCCCTTGTGGACAATAACCAGGAGGCAACCATCTTTGACACAGATGCTCAAGACGACTCATGCACATCATTTGAGGCTCCGCATGTTTGTACCATGGATGGCACACCCACTGATATTGCTGGAGACCACTACCGGGATGTTGGCTTTGGTAGCGTTGCAGATCATGGATACTTTGGTGGCCATTGCGACCCGAAAACATGGGATATTGGTTTCAGTAGCGTATGGGAGAAAGACGAATTTCTTTCGACAAACAATGTGATAGAAGAGGTGTTTGGAAAGGGTTCTTGTGAAATTGGAAATGACTCTTCTACTGCCCAGGGCATCATTTAA